The following coding sequences lie in one Serinus canaria isolate serCan28SL12 chromosome 12, serCan2020, whole genome shotgun sequence genomic window:
- the INKA1 gene encoding PAK4-inhibitor INKA1 has translation MPSIPTHAPSPALAARWRGVPTGDASAGALYRGCPPSRRGIPSCGSPGARNAAGRDTDPFWPEGARVVPGAGPRGGGEGSVGGAGPRGGGAGAGRAHVTAAPLAGAGRGGAAGQRREAAGTAGRSVRCRCRFATGTGGSESRAGSAAGGAGPGMHNARPDELGADRWCRRDAGPTPRAHMHGTRQTPHPPGRATGPGPRAPRPGSAADSACSLDPGGEEEEGGGPAARSPPASERSLEFDSGYSETSGGTWREEEAPVRRRHLLPCQRAHRLSAGPAAPPPAPARRVRPKSTSDACLEQWRALEPADTQDWTVALLSQSRNRQPLVLGDNCFADLVENWMDLPEVGAEPRRRAPAEPSRRLAKPPAFLLSLSGNVRRKLANMARPRGADGARSGGRDATKRFSCPLGLGGQPKGACFHQSHSNIAQLATDFHRFTALMNSRSRQPIICNDVIGYI, from the exons ATGCCGTCCATCCCCACCCATG cgCCCAGCCCGGCTCTGGCGGCCCGGTGGCGTGGAGTGCCGACGGGGGATGCCTCCGCCGGGGCTCTGTACCGGGGCTGCCCTCCTTCCCGACGGGGCATACCAAGCTGCGGGAGCCCCGGTGCCCGAAATGCCGCCGGCCGGGACACGGATCCCTTCTGGCCCGAAGGTGCCCGGGTGGTGCCCGGCGCGGGGCCCCGGGGCGGCGGGGAGGGGTCCGTGGGCGGGGCGGGGCCCCGGGGCGGCGGTGCCGGTGCGGGCCGGGCTCACGTTACGGCAGCCCCATtggccggggcggggcggggcggggccgccggGCAGCGCCGGGAGGCAGCGGGCACGGCCGGGCGCTCCGTCCGCTGTCGCTGCCGCTTCGCCACCGGCACCGGCGGCTCTGAGAGCAGGGCCGGGAGCGCCGCCGGGGGAGCAGGACCGGGCATGCATAACGCCCGCCCAGACGAGCTAGGCGCCGACCGG TGGTGCCGGCGGGACGCGGGGCCGACGCCGCGGGCCCACATGCACGGCACGCGGCAGACGCCGCACCCCCCCGGAAGGGCGACGGGGCCGGGCCCCCGCGCCCCGCGCCCCGGCTCGGCGGCGGACTCGGCCTGCAGCCTGGATCCCGGCggcgaggaggaggaaggggggggCCCGGCCGCTCGCTCTCCCCCGGCCAGCGAGCGCAGCCTGGAGTTCGACTCGGGGTACTCGGAGACGTCGGGGGGCAcctggagggaagaggaggcGCCCGTGCGGCGCCGGCATCTGCTGCCCTGCCAACGGGCACACCGGCTTtccgccggccccgccgccccaccgcccgcccccgcccgccgtGTCCGCCCCAAATCCACCTCGGACGCCTGCCTGGAACAGTGGCGGGCCCTAGAGCCCGCCGACACGCAGGACTGGACCGTAGCGCTGCTGTCGCAGAGCCGGAACCGGCAGCCTCTGGTGCTGGGCGACAACTGCTTCGCTGACCTGGTGGAGAACTGGATGGACCTGCCCGAGGTGGGCGCCGAACCGCGTCGCCGGGCCCCCGCCGAGCCCTCCCGCCGGCTGGCCAAGCCCCCCGCCTTCCTTCTTAGCCTCTCGGGCAACGTGCGCCGTAAGCTGGCCAACATGGCCCGGCCCCGGGGGGCCGACGGCGCCCGGTCGGGGGGCCGCGATGCCACCAAGCGTTTCTCCTGCccgctggggctggggggacagccCAAGGGTGCCTGCTTCCACCAGTCCCACAGCAACATCGCCCAGCTGGCCACGGACTTCCACCGCTTCACCGCCTTGATGAACAGCCGCAGCCGTCAGCCCATCATCTGCAACGACGTTATCGGCTACATTTAG
- the CDHR4 gene encoding cadherin-related family member 4, translated as MGMHGHLTFLLLSLCAPGTFVRATVLPDLPRVVALSEDTVSGTHVTEVTVSCSNSSSSPNVTLDSTEPDHPFNSIAISSDPTDATTFRAEVTLRAGAELDARRMNQYTLILRAACPGEDEVQERLFVRVTAGHVLRCDSPFASAEGDVVQVLADVAPRTPLYAVLPQPLSGLTFRLRNRNTPLTLTRRGLVLAPDNGFDPSKDAQTFRLEIEVMDRHGHNCSGAVRVEVLPSRRPRVTFPEPHRAVTVTEGIGPWEVVTQVHARGDNVRYAILAPVAPALFTIDEVTGEIHSTQQLQVIRAHLLIRAYNALHPDDHATATVNVTVQGTDRLAPRCDPAIFVSQVSETMSPGSTLVTLRCTGSTSTDGCLHYALEGPPSSRSHFCMEGPQLKVNTTLDYDSESMAALGFQLTATIVVTMGGQPRQSTRVPVLVTVTPVNEFTPACPSSATFTVSETATFSSVVGRVLGTDRDYPQDSLEYSLEGGAGPAQPFSIDRRTGEIRVVGPLDSQQQKSYRLVVRLTDTHNDLDLRKRRSRLCDVSVRLQAVPEQLPVCIPEVQELRITAGSPGSRQPVTRLVCQGGPDSTLLTYNIVGGNEDGRFRLEGNTLVYLPSDRAEPHPFVLLVEVWGGSGGRRRSSVVALVVHVTPRSTPVPPSTTTQHTTLQKEPLVVLQMEAVWHPPAWFVAVLTISGVLLLATLGCVARNLLCSSRAPGKLFLAKSSWDVVEHSGGKEEQTHPQASSPGQFDGHAQDPRTGRDYLFSSVTGARRWI; from the exons ATGGGCATGCACGGACAcctcaccttcctcctcctcagcctctgTGCCCCGG GGACTTTCGTCAGAGCAACGG TCCTGCCTGACCTGCCACGTGTTGTGGCCCTGAGTGAGGACACAGTGTCAGGCACCCACGTCACTGAGGTGACCGTGTCCTGCAGCAACTCAAGCAGCAGTCCCAATGTCACCCTGGATAGCACCGAGCCCGACCACCCCTTCAACTCCATCGCCATCAGCTCTGACCCCACGGATGCTACCACATTCCGGGCAGAG gTGACACTGCGTGCTGGTGCAGAGCTCGATGCCCGCCGTATGAACCAGTACACACTGATCCTGCGGGCTGCTTGTCCTGGTGAGGATGAGGTGCAAGAGCGGCTCTTTGTGCGGGTGACAGCAGGGCATGTGCTGCGCTGTGACAGCCCCTTTGCCAGTGCAG agggTGATGTGGTGCAGGTGTTGGCAGATGTGGCGCCCCGGACACCCCTGTACGCGGTGCTGCCACAGCCACTCAGTGGGCTGACG TTCAGGCTCCGAAACCGCAACACACCACTCACGCTAACCCGCCGGGGCCTGGTGCTGGCACCTGACAATGGTTTTGATCCCAGCAAGGACGCCCAG ACATTCCGCTTGGAGATTGAGGTGATGGATCGTCACGGGCACAACTGCAGTGGGGCTGTAAGGGTGGAAGTGCTGCCATCACGCCGTCCCCGTGTCACCTTCCC TGAGCCACACCgggctgtgacagtgacagaaggCATTGGCCCCTGGGAGGTGGTCACACAGGTCCATGCCAGAGGTGACAATGTCCGCTATGCCATCCTTGCTCCTGTGGCTCCTGCGCTCTTTACTATTGATGAGG TGACAGGTGAGatccacagcacccagcagctgcaggtgatCCGTGCCCACCTCCTCATCCGGGCTTACAACGCGCTGCACCCTGATGACCACGCCACCGCCACGGTCAATGTCACCGTGCAGGGGACAGACCGCCTGGCACCAAGATGTGACCCGGCCATCTTCGT GTCCCAGGTGTCCGAAACCATGTCCCCTGGCAGCACGTTGGTGACACTGAGGTGCACCGGCTCCACCAGCACTGATGGGTGTCTGCACTATGCTCTTGAGGGGCCTCCCTCATCCCGCTCCCACTTCTGCATGGAGGGGCCACAGCTGAAG GTCAACACCACCCTGGACTATGACTCGGAGTCCATGGCTGCTCTGGGCTTCCAGCTCACGGCCACCATTGTGGTGACAATGGGAGGGCAGCCCCGACAGAGCA CCCGTGTGCCTGTGCTCGTGACGGTGACACCTGTCAACGAATTCACACCGGcgtgccccagcagtgccaccttCACCGTGTCAGAGACCGCAACTTTCAGCAGCGTCGTGGGGCGTGTGCTTGGCACCGACCGTGACTACCCCCAGGACAGCCTGGAGTACAGCCTGGAGGGGGGGGCTGGCCCCGCACAGCCCTTCTCCATCGACAGGCGCACTG GCGAGATCCGCGTGGTGGGACCCCTGGACTcgcagcagcagaagagctaCAGGCTGGTGGTGCGGCTGACGGACACCCACAATGACCTGGACCTAAGGAAGAGGCGGAGCCGTCTGTGCGACGTGTCTGTGCGCCTGCAG gctgTGCCGGAACAGCTGCCGGTGTGCATCCCCGAGGTGCAGGAGCTGCGGATCACGGCTGGGTCCCCGGGCAGCCGCCAGCCTGTCACCCGCCTGGTGTGCCAGGGCGGCCCCGACAGCACCCTGCTGACCTACAACATTGTTGGAG GCAATGAAGATGGGCGCTTTCGGCTGGAAGGGAACACCCTTGTCTACCTGCCCAGTGACCGAGCCGAGCCTCACCCCTTTGTCCTGCTGGTGGAGGTGTGGGGCGGCTCTGGTGGCCGCCGCCGCAGCAGCGTGGTGGCACTGGTGGTGCACGTCACCCCCCGGAGCACCCCGGTGccacccagcaccaccacccaGCACACG ACGCTGCAGAAGGAGCCGCTGGTTGTCCTGCAGATGGAGGCAGTGTGGCACCCGCCAGCCTGGTTTGTGGCCGTGCTGACCATCTctggtgtcctgctgctggccacccTGGGCTGCGTGGCCCGGAACCTGCTGTGCAG CAGCCGGGCCCCTGGCAAGCTGTTCCTGGCCAAGAG CTCCTGGGATGTGGTGGAGCACAGCGGGGGCAAGGAGGAGCAGACACACCCACAAGCCAGCAGCCCA GGGCAGTTCGATGGCCATGCTCAGGACCCAC GCACCGGCAGGGACTATCTCTTCAGCAGCGTGACCGGGGCTCGGCGCTGGATCTGA